One segment of Rhodanobacter thiooxydans DNA contains the following:
- a CDS encoding (2Fe-2S)-binding protein, with amino-acid sequence MAPVQAQVLPTSQESTIVPEKVRDGVDLEVNGEHFRHTGDPQLPLLWYLRDVLQLTGTKYGGEHGENGADLVLLDGKAVSAITQPLARLAGKAVTTVEGLAANDGSLHPLQQAFIDEDAIGCGYCTPGWLIAGVDLLRRKPHPSDDDIDQLPNLCRCGCQSRVRRAIKRAAAGKAGRP; translated from the coding sequence ATGGCGCCCGTGCAAGCCCAGGTCCTGCCGACCAGCCAGGAAAGCACCATCGTGCCCGAGAAGGTGCGTGACGGCGTCGACCTCGAGGTCAACGGCGAGCACTTCCGCCACACCGGCGATCCGCAGCTGCCGCTGCTGTGGTACCTGCGCGACGTGCTGCAGCTGACCGGCACCAAGTACGGCGGCGAGCATGGCGAGAACGGCGCCGACCTGGTGCTGCTCGACGGCAAGGCGGTCTCCGCGATCACCCAGCCGCTGGCCAGACTGGCCGGCAAGGCGGTGACCACGGTGGAAGGCCTGGCCGCGAACGACGGCAGCCTGCACCCGCTGCAACAGGCCTTCATCGACGAGGACGCGATTGGCTGCGGCTACTGCACGCCGGGCTGGCTGATCGCCGGGGTCGACCTGCTGCGGCGCAAGCCGCACCCTTCCGACGACGACATCGACCAGTTGCCGAACCTGTGCCGCTGCGGCTGCCAGAGCCGCGTGCGCCGCGCAATCAAGCGCGCCGCCGCCGGCAAGGCGGGCCGGCCATGA
- a CDS encoding fumarate hydratase — MTTIKQEDLIQSVADALQYISYYHPVDYIKSLAAAYEREESPAAKDAMAQILINSRMAAEGHRPLCQDTGIVTVFLKVGMNVRWDDASMSLEDMANEGVRRAYMDPDNKLRASVLADPAGKRINTKDNTPSVVNMSIVPGDTVEVIVAAKGGGSEAKSKFAMLNPSDSIVDWVLKTVPTMGAGWCPPGMLGIGIGGTAEKAMLMAKEALMESIDIQELIARGPANRAEELRIELFDKVNALGIGAQGLGGLTTVLDVKVKDFPTHAANLPVAMIPNCAATRHAHFVLDGSGPVMLDPPSLEDWPKLTYDASKGRRVNLDTVTRDDVASWKPGETLLLNGKLLTGRDAAHKRMVEMLDKGEPLPVDFNGRFIYYVGPVDPVREEVVGPAGPTTATRMDKFTEQVLAQTGLLGMVGKAERGPAAIEAIRKHRSVYLMAVGGAAYLVSKAIKASHVVGFADLGMEAIYEFTVEDMPVTVAVDSGGSSVHQTGPREWQARIGKIPVFVQ, encoded by the coding sequence ATGACCACCATAAAGCAAGAAGACCTGATCCAGTCCGTCGCCGACGCGCTGCAATACATCAGCTACTACCACCCGGTCGACTACATCAAGAGCCTCGCCGCCGCGTACGAGCGAGAGGAAAGCCCCGCCGCGAAGGACGCGATGGCGCAGATCCTGATCAACTCGCGCATGGCCGCCGAAGGCCACCGGCCGTTGTGCCAGGACACCGGCATCGTCACCGTGTTCCTCAAGGTGGGCATGAACGTGCGCTGGGACGACGCCAGCATGTCGCTGGAGGACATGGCCAACGAAGGCGTGCGCCGTGCGTACATGGACCCGGACAACAAGCTGCGCGCCAGCGTGCTGGCCGACCCGGCCGGCAAGCGCATCAACACGAAGGACAACACGCCGTCGGTGGTCAACATGTCGATCGTGCCGGGCGATACCGTCGAGGTGATCGTGGCGGCCAAGGGCGGCGGCTCCGAGGCGAAGTCGAAGTTCGCCATGCTCAACCCGTCCGACTCGATCGTCGACTGGGTGCTGAAGACCGTACCCACCATGGGCGCCGGCTGGTGCCCACCGGGCATGCTCGGCATCGGCATCGGCGGCACCGCCGAGAAGGCGATGCTGATGGCGAAGGAGGCGCTGATGGAGTCGATCGACATCCAGGAATTGATCGCGCGCGGCCCGGCCAACCGCGCCGAGGAGCTGCGCATCGAGCTGTTCGACAAGGTCAATGCGCTCGGCATCGGCGCGCAGGGCCTGGGCGGCCTCACCACCGTGCTCGACGTGAAGGTGAAGGATTTCCCGACCCACGCGGCGAACCTGCCGGTGGCGATGATCCCGAACTGCGCCGCCACCCGCCACGCGCACTTCGTGCTGGACGGTTCCGGCCCGGTGATGCTTGATCCGCCGTCGCTGGAAGACTGGCCGAAGCTCACCTACGACGCGTCCAAGGGCCGCCGGGTGAACCTCGACACGGTGACCCGGGACGACGTCGCCAGCTGGAAGCCGGGCGAAACCCTGCTGCTCAACGGCAAGCTGCTCACCGGCCGCGACGCCGCGCACAAGCGCATGGTCGAGATGCTCGACAAGGGCGAACCGCTGCCGGTGGATTTCAACGGCCGCTTCATCTACTACGTCGGCCCGGTCGACCCGGTGCGCGAGGAAGTGGTCGGTCCGGCCGGCCCCACCACAGCGACGCGCATGGACAAGTTCACCGAACAGGTGCTGGCGCAGACCGGTCTGCTCGGCATGGTCGGCAAGGCCGAGCGCGGCCCGGCCGCGATCGAGGCGATCAGGAAGCACCGCTCGGTGTACCTGATGGCCGTGGGTGGCGCGGCGTATCTCGTCTCCAAGGCGATCAAGGCCTCGCACGTGGTCGGCTTCGCCGACCTCGGCATGGAGGCGATCTACGAGTTCACCGTCGAGGACATGCCCGTCACCGTGGCGGTCGATTCGGGCGGCAGCTCGGTGCACCAGACCGGCCCGCGCGAATGGCAGGCCCGCATCGGCAAGATCCCCGTCTTTGTTCAATAA
- the murL gene encoding UDP-N-acetyl-alpha-D-muramoyl-L-alanyl-L-glutamate epimerase, with protein MSHTIQPRLTQVFRFVRCSYADGVAELAYAFDDGEELVERIRFPQAPALPAARAAAFDAALKLLHLIAGVSYYKAGVPPQIELADGPLDDATAELLDQLYLHGLAEFAYRNGLDLRGRIAFPRLGVERSASSRGGSAPSVGALDLPRRTLVPIGGGKDSLVAVEAIKAIGREATAVWVGNSALIAACAERTGLPTLNIQRELAPGLFELNRLGAWNGHIPVTAVNSAILAVAAILYGYDSIAFANERSASAATLEYDGQQVNHQWSKSLAFERLLGDWLHSHVAADLDYCSLLRPYSELAITRAFAKLTPYFDVFSSCNRNFKLLGPKPVDRWCGQCPKCHFVFLALAPFLPKPRLLAIFGRNLLDDETQAAGFDALLEYQDHKPFECVGEGAEARAAMYALSQRPEWQEDALVERFRSEILPQLDVAQLALEPWLEPSPEHRVPVRLQAALAAIG; from the coding sequence GTGAGCCACACGATCCAGCCGCGCCTGACCCAGGTATTCCGCTTCGTGCGCTGCAGCTACGCCGACGGCGTGGCCGAGTTGGCGTATGCGTTCGACGATGGCGAGGAACTGGTCGAGCGCATCCGTTTCCCGCAGGCGCCGGCGCTGCCGGCCGCGCGTGCGGCGGCGTTCGACGCCGCCTTGAAGCTGCTGCACCTGATCGCCGGCGTCAGCTACTACAAGGCCGGCGTGCCGCCGCAGATCGAGCTGGCCGATGGCCCGCTCGACGATGCCACCGCCGAGCTGCTGGACCAACTGTATCTGCACGGCCTGGCCGAGTTTGCCTATCGCAACGGGTTGGATCTGCGTGGTCGGATCGCCTTTCCGCGCCTTGGCGTGGAAAGATCGGCAAGTTCGCGTGGTGGCAGTGCGCCCTCGGTCGGCGCGCTCGATCTGCCCAGGCGTACCCTGGTGCCGATCGGCGGCGGCAAGGATTCGCTGGTGGCGGTGGAGGCGATCAAGGCCATCGGCCGCGAGGCGACCGCGGTGTGGGTCGGCAATTCCGCGCTGATCGCGGCCTGCGCCGAACGCACCGGGCTGCCCACGCTGAACATCCAGCGCGAGCTGGCGCCGGGCCTATTCGAGCTGAACCGGCTGGGCGCGTGGAACGGGCATATCCCGGTGACCGCGGTGAACTCGGCGATCCTCGCCGTGGCGGCGATCCTGTACGGCTACGATTCGATCGCCTTTGCCAACGAACGCTCCGCCTCGGCAGCCACGCTGGAATACGACGGCCAGCAGGTGAATCACCAGTGGAGCAAGAGCCTCGCGTTCGAGCGCCTTCTGGGCGACTGGCTGCACAGCCACGTCGCCGCCGATCTCGACTACTGCTCGCTGCTGCGACCGTATTCGGAGCTGGCGATCACCCGCGCGTTCGCGAAACTGACGCCGTACTTCGACGTGTTCTCCAGCTGCAACCGCAACTTCAAGCTGCTCGGCCCGAAGCCGGTCGACCGCTGGTGCGGGCAGTGCCCGAAATGCCACTTCGTGTTCCTGGCGCTGGCGCCGTTCCTGCCCAAGCCGCGGCTGCTGGCGATCTTCGGTCGCAACCTGCTCGACGATGAAACGCAGGCCGCCGGTTTCGACGCGCTGCTGGAATACCAGGACCACAAGCCGTTCGAATGCGTGGGCGAGGGCGCCGAGGCGCGCGCCGCGATGTACGCACTGAGCCAGCGGCCGGAATGGCAGGAAGACGCACTGGTCGAACGTTTCCGCAGCGAGATCCTGCCGCAGCTCGATGTCGCACAGTTGGCACTGGAGCCGTGGCTGGAACCGTCGCCGGAGCATCGCGTGCCGGTCCGACTGCAGGCGGCACTGGCGGCGATCGGTTGA
- a CDS encoding bifunctional aspartate kinase/diaminopimelate decarboxylase, translating into MKFGGTSVATLPRWQNIRELVASRRAEGARVLVVVSALTGITDALKQLCGEGGQDKRKAAAGAIAQRHYDLLEHMQLALPDTLGERLGELARLAEDGPAARGELAWQAQVQAHGELMSSALGAAFLSHSGLPTQWLDARECLAAVALPSQNERTRLLSAMVEAKPDPALNARLAALGEVFITQGFIAREQHGRTVLLGRGGSDTSAAYFGALLKAQRVEIWTDVAGMFTANPRQVPGARLLQRLDYEEAQEIASTGAKVLHPRCLSPLREPRVPLLIKDTNRPELEGTVIGPEVRAHAPSVKAISARKGITLVSMESVGMWQQVGFLADVFAQFKKHGLSVDLIGSAETNVTVSLDPTENLLDSDAIAALASDLAKVCRVKVIAPCAAITLVGRGMRSLLHTLSGVLAEFGQLRVHMISQSSNNLNLTFVVDEEVVDALLPHLHDLLIGAGALRTDDSALFGPSWQMLYGGGEVVPAVPAWWREAQRSRLLQLAAEATPRYVYHLPTVRQQARELKSLAAVDRFHYAVKANTHPAILRALAEEGFAFECVSPGELVAVGAIVPEVAPPLFTPNFAPREDYVLALGIGATVTLDALHPLQHWGELFRGREIVLRIDLGRGLGHHEKVRTGGSGSKFGLPLDQLPLFLQLAETHGVSVRGLHAHLGSGVLDAAHWGEVYAQLASLAERIGSVVFLNIGGGLGVPAHPGEAPLDIAALDRALREVKAVYPQYQLWIEPGRYLVADAGVLLTRVTQQKDKGGFRYLGVDTGMNSLIRPALYDAWHKIVNLSRLGEPATALYQVVGPICESGDVLGTDRRLQEAQEGDVILIAQAGAYGKVMSSHYNLRDEADEVVIEA; encoded by the coding sequence ATGAAGTTCGGCGGCACCAGTGTCGCCACGCTTCCCCGCTGGCAGAACATCCGCGAACTGGTCGCCAGCCGCCGTGCCGAAGGCGCGCGCGTGCTGGTCGTCGTTTCCGCGCTGACCGGTATCACCGACGCGCTGAAACAGCTGTGCGGCGAGGGCGGGCAGGACAAACGCAAGGCGGCGGCCGGCGCGATTGCGCAACGTCACTACGACCTGCTGGAGCACATGCAACTGGCGTTGCCGGACACGCTCGGCGAGCGGCTGGGCGAACTGGCGCGGCTGGCCGAAGACGGCCCCGCGGCGCGCGGCGAGCTGGCCTGGCAGGCGCAGGTGCAGGCGCACGGCGAACTGATGTCCAGCGCACTCGGCGCGGCGTTCCTCAGCCACAGCGGCCTGCCCACGCAGTGGCTGGACGCGCGCGAGTGCCTGGCGGCGGTCGCGTTGCCGAGCCAGAACGAGCGCACCCGGCTGCTGTCGGCAATGGTCGAGGCGAAGCCGGACCCGGCTTTGAATGCGCGACTCGCCGCGCTGGGCGAGGTGTTCATCACCCAGGGCTTCATCGCACGCGAACAGCATGGCCGCACCGTGCTGCTCGGCCGCGGCGGCTCGGACACCTCGGCCGCGTACTTCGGTGCGCTGCTGAAGGCGCAGCGGGTGGAGATCTGGACCGACGTGGCGGGCATGTTCACCGCCAACCCGCGCCAGGTGCCGGGCGCGCGCCTGTTGCAGCGGCTGGATTACGAGGAGGCGCAGGAAATCGCCTCCACCGGCGCCAAGGTGCTGCACCCGCGTTGCCTGTCGCCGCTGCGCGAACCGCGCGTGCCGCTGTTGATCAAGGACACCAACCGCCCCGAGCTCGAGGGCACGGTGATCGGTCCCGAGGTGCGCGCGCACGCACCCAGCGTGAAGGCGATCAGCGCGCGCAAGGGCATCACCCTGGTCTCGATGGAGTCGGTGGGGATGTGGCAGCAGGTCGGCTTCCTCGCCGACGTGTTCGCCCAGTTCAAGAAGCATGGCCTGTCGGTGGACCTGATCGGTTCGGCCGAGACCAACGTCACCGTGTCGCTCGACCCCACCGAGAACCTGCTCGATTCCGACGCGATCGCTGCGCTCGCCAGTGACTTGGCCAAGGTGTGCCGGGTCAAGGTGATCGCGCCGTGCGCGGCAATCACCCTGGTCGGCCGCGGCATGCGCTCGCTGCTGCACACCTTGTCCGGCGTGCTGGCCGAGTTCGGCCAGTTGCGCGTGCACATGATTTCGCAGTCGTCGAACAACCTGAACCTCACTTTCGTGGTGGACGAGGAAGTGGTCGATGCGCTGCTGCCGCACCTGCACGACCTGCTGATCGGCGCCGGCGCGCTGCGAACCGACGACAGCGCGTTGTTCGGCCCCAGCTGGCAGATGCTGTATGGCGGCGGCGAAGTCGTTCCAGCGGTGCCGGCGTGGTGGCGCGAGGCGCAGCGGTCGCGCCTGCTGCAGCTGGCCGCCGAAGCCACGCCGCGCTACGTCTACCACCTGCCCACGGTGCGCCAGCAGGCGCGCGAGCTGAAGTCGCTGGCGGCGGTGGACCGTTTCCACTACGCGGTAAAGGCGAACACCCATCCGGCGATCCTGCGCGCGCTGGCCGAGGAGGGCTTCGCGTTCGAATGCGTCTCGCCCGGCGAGCTGGTCGCGGTGGGCGCGATCGTGCCGGAAGTGGCGCCGCCGCTGTTCACGCCGAACTTCGCCCCGCGCGAGGACTACGTGCTGGCCCTGGGCATCGGCGCCACCGTCACGCTCGATGCGCTGCACCCGTTGCAGCACTGGGGCGAATTGTTCCGCGGCCGCGAGATCGTGCTGCGGATCGACCTGGGCCGCGGTCTGGGCCATCACGAAAAGGTGCGTACCGGCGGCAGTGGCAGCAAGTTCGGCCTGCCGCTGGATCAGCTCCCGTTGTTCCTGCAGCTGGCCGAGACGCATGGCGTCAGCGTGCGCGGCCTGCATGCACACCTGGGTTCGGGCGTGCTCGATGCCGCGCATTGGGGCGAGGTGTACGCGCAGCTGGCCAGCCTGGCCGAGCGCATCGGCAGCGTGGTGTTCCTCAATATCGGCGGCGGGCTCGGCGTGCCGGCGCATCCGGGTGAGGCGCCGCTGGACATCGCCGCGCTCGACCGTGCGCTGCGCGAGGTCAAGGCGGTCTATCCGCAATATCAGCTGTGGATCGAGCCGGGCCGCTACCTGGTGGCCGACGCCGGCGTGCTGCTGACGCGGGTGACCCAGCAGAAGGACAAGGGCGGCTTCCGCTACCTCGGCGTCGACACCGGCATGAACAGCCTGATCCGCCCCGCGCTTTACGACGCCTGGCACAAGATCGTCAACCTGAGCCGGCTGGGCGAACCGGCCACGGCGCTGTACCAGGTGGTCGGTCCGATCTGCGAGTCGGGCGACGTGCTGGGCACCGACCGCCGCCTGCAGGAGGCACAGGAGGGCGACGTGATCCTGATCGCGCAGGCCGGCGCCTATGGCAAGGTGATGTCCTCGCACTACAACCTGCGCGACGAGGCCGACGAAGTGGTGATCGAAGCCTGA
- the murD gene encoding UDP-N-acetylmuramoyl-L-alanine--D-glutamate ligase encodes MRIADLADRRVAIWGFGREGHAVIKALRVRLPGQPLTLFCSAAEVDAARAFDAALEVVAGEPDAATLGQFDVVVKSPGISAYKPALLAARAQGTQFTSGTALWFGENPDARVIAVTGTKGKSTTSALIAHLARALGVRTALAGNIGLPLLELLDQRADLWVIELSSFQTGEAGPLELGVITSLYEEHLDWHGSRERYVADKLKLADVSRHLLVNALQPNLLALTGSHPQRLLFGQAEGWHVAGEVICRGTQQVFPVAQLAAPGLHNALNACAALAALEVIGMDALAAAPSLASFRPLPHRLQPLGEHDGWHWVNDSISTTPLATLAALESLHGRTVTVLVGGHDRGLDWTPFVEAMRNAPAHAIVCMGSNGARIAEALRAAGVACPLTLVDNLAAAVAEARACTPAAGVILLSPGAPSFDQFKDYAERGRRFSALAGFDSAGIASIDGLGIEGAQGG; translated from the coding sequence ATGCGCATCGCTGACCTGGCCGATCGCCGGGTGGCGATCTGGGGTTTTGGGCGCGAAGGTCACGCGGTCATCAAGGCCCTGCGCGTGCGGTTGCCGGGGCAGCCGTTGACCTTGTTCTGCAGCGCCGCCGAAGTCGACGCCGCGCGCGCGTTCGATGCCGCGCTCGAGGTTGTCGCCGGCGAACCGGATGCAGCGACGCTGGGCCAGTTCGACGTGGTGGTGAAATCGCCCGGCATCTCGGCCTACAAACCGGCGTTGCTCGCGGCGCGGGCGCAGGGCACGCAGTTCACTTCCGGCACTGCGCTGTGGTTCGGCGAGAACCCGGATGCGCGCGTGATCGCGGTTACCGGCACCAAGGGCAAGAGCACCACCAGCGCGCTGATCGCGCATCTGGCACGCGCGCTTGGCGTGCGCACCGCGCTGGCGGGCAATATCGGCCTGCCGTTGCTGGAGCTGCTCGATCAGCGTGCGGACCTGTGGGTGATCGAACTGTCCAGCTTCCAGACCGGCGAAGCCGGCCCGCTGGAACTGGGCGTGATTACCAGCCTGTACGAGGAACACCTGGACTGGCACGGCTCGCGCGAGCGCTACGTGGCGGACAAGTTGAAGCTGGCTGACGTGTCGCGCCATCTGCTGGTGAACGCCTTGCAGCCGAATCTGCTGGCCCTCACCGGCTCACATCCGCAGCGCCTGCTGTTCGGCCAGGCCGAAGGCTGGCACGTTGCAGGCGAGGTCATCTGCCGCGGCACGCAACAGGTATTCCCCGTGGCGCAACTGGCCGCGCCCGGCCTGCACAACGCCTTGAACGCCTGCGCCGCGCTGGCTGCGCTGGAGGTGATCGGCATGGATGCGCTGGCCGCCGCGCCGTCACTGGCAAGCTTCCGCCCGCTGCCGCACCGCCTGCAGCCGCTGGGCGAACACGACGGCTGGCATTGGGTCAACGACTCGATCAGCACCACGCCGCTGGCCACGCTGGCCGCGCTGGAAAGCCTGCACGGTCGCACGGTAACCGTGCTGGTCGGCGGCCACGACCGCGGGCTGGACTGGACGCCGTTCGTCGAGGCGATGCGCAACGCCCCGGCGCACGCGATCGTCTGCATGGGCAGCAACGGCGCGCGCATCGCCGAAGCCTTGCGCGCAGCAGGCGTCGCCTGTCCGTTGACCCTGGTCGACAACCTGGCAGCGGCGGTCGCCGAGGCCAGGGCCTGCACCCCCGCTGCGGGCGTGATCCTGCTTTCGCCAGGAGCGCCCAGCTTCGATCAGTTCAAGGACTATGCGGAGCGGGGGCGGCGGTTCAGTGCCTTGGCCGGTTTCGATTCGGCCGGGATCGCCAGCATCGACGGGCTGGGTATCGAGGGAGCGCAGGGCGGCTGA
- a CDS encoding xanthine dehydrogenase family protein molybdopterin-binding subunit, with translation MSDHGIRLSRRRFLQVLAGSAGALVVGIRLADAADAPLPPAMLGDNLYNLGAYVRIDADGNVLIGARDPDTGTGVATALPRIIAEELDADWNRVSVVALGLGVDNDNGKPRWTYGRQLGGVGGSIPAAWNELRQVGAVARWLLLQAAARRLGVPASRLRCDAGTVIAPDGRRFGYGSLAADASKIALPPSVPPLKNAADYKLIGQSAGAGDVDARAIVTGQARYAIDHHYGDALLAVLVHCPWPDGTLAHIDTTDTLAVPGVLKVVQLKPEPGQPPGSTVIAPAVAVLAEDTWAALQGRDKLKLEWKPGVSGGENSAALEQQATALLADDSIPTSRVRNDGDVDTAARKAARRLDATYVQPWLAHATAEPMNCLVRLDKDRASLVVPTQAPQQAWAVVQRLTGLAPDRIDIRVPRVGGGYGRRLDHDYVAEAVMLAKVVNKPVRLLWTRGQDFSHDYYRAGSVHRISATIDRKRQLLTWHQRMASASALVRRGVPADRLWTSELQADQLPAALVPNYRSDWYAQESATPRGPMRGMPHLSNAFAVESFIDEIAHQLREDPLKTRLRILGEPRALPLSSGGTLDTGRLANVLKLVADRIEWKNWLRTVNGLGIACWHVDGAYVAHAIEASMQGERLVIERVVCAVDVGRVINPLGLQGQVAGATLDALSIALNAAITVKGGQVQQHSYKDYPLASMAQLPNDVEVITVADERAPAGASFLAMPTAAPALANAVFRASAVRVRRLPLMKELLRLL, from the coding sequence ATGAGCGACCACGGCATCCGGCTCTCGCGCCGCCGTTTCCTGCAGGTGCTGGCCGGCAGCGCCGGCGCGCTGGTGGTCGGCATCCGGCTCGCCGACGCCGCCGACGCACCACTGCCGCCGGCGATGCTCGGCGACAACCTCTACAACCTCGGCGCCTACGTGCGCATCGACGCCGACGGCAACGTGCTGATCGGCGCGCGCGATCCCGACACCGGCACCGGCGTGGCCACCGCGCTGCCGCGGATCATCGCCGAGGAGCTCGACGCCGACTGGAACCGCGTCAGCGTGGTGGCGCTCGGCCTCGGCGTGGACAACGACAACGGCAAGCCACGCTGGACCTACGGGCGCCAGCTCGGCGGCGTCGGCGGCTCGATTCCGGCCGCGTGGAACGAGCTGCGCCAGGTCGGCGCGGTGGCGCGCTGGCTGCTGTTGCAGGCAGCGGCGCGCCGGCTCGGCGTGCCGGCCAGCCGCCTGCGCTGCGACGCCGGCACGGTGATCGCGCCAGACGGCCGTCGCTTCGGCTACGGCAGCCTGGCCGCGGACGCCAGCAAGATCGCGTTGCCGCCCAGCGTGCCGCCGCTGAAGAACGCGGCGGACTACAAGCTGATCGGCCAGAGCGCCGGCGCCGGCGACGTCGACGCGCGCGCGATCGTCACCGGCCAGGCCCGCTACGCGATCGACCACCACTACGGTGACGCACTGCTCGCCGTGCTGGTGCACTGCCCGTGGCCGGACGGCACCCTGGCCCACATCGACACCACCGACACGCTCGCCGTGCCGGGTGTACTGAAAGTGGTGCAGCTGAAGCCCGAGCCCGGCCAGCCGCCGGGCAGCACGGTGATCGCCCCGGCCGTGGCGGTGCTGGCTGAGGACACCTGGGCCGCGCTGCAAGGCCGCGACAAACTCAAGCTCGAATGGAAGCCCGGCGTCAGCGGCGGCGAGAACAGCGCCGCGCTGGAGCAGCAGGCCACCGCCCTGCTCGCCGATGACAGCATTCCCACCAGCCGCGTGCGCAACGACGGCGACGTCGATACCGCCGCCAGAAAAGCCGCGCGTCGCCTCGACGCCACCTACGTGCAACCGTGGCTGGCACACGCCACCGCCGAACCGATGAACTGCCTGGTGCGGCTGGACAAGGACCGCGCCAGCCTGGTCGTGCCGACCCAGGCGCCGCAGCAAGCCTGGGCCGTGGTGCAACGCCTGACCGGCCTGGCCCCCGACCGCATCGACATCCGCGTGCCGCGCGTCGGCGGCGGCTACGGCCGCCGGCTCGACCACGACTACGTCGCCGAGGCAGTGATGCTGGCCAAGGTCGTCAACAAGCCGGTGCGCCTGCTGTGGACGCGCGGCCAGGACTTCAGCCACGACTACTACCGCGCCGGCAGCGTGCACCGGATCAGCGCGACCATCGACCGCAAGCGCCAGCTGCTGACCTGGCACCAGCGCATGGCCAGCGCCTCCGCGCTGGTCCGTCGCGGCGTGCCGGCCGACCGCCTGTGGACCTCCGAACTGCAGGCCGACCAGCTGCCCGCCGCGCTGGTGCCGAACTACCGCAGCGACTGGTACGCGCAGGAGTCGGCGACGCCGCGCGGCCCGATGCGCGGCATGCCGCACCTCAGCAACGCATTCGCGGTGGAAAGCTTCATCGACGAGATCGCGCACCAGTTGCGCGAGGACCCGCTGAAGACGCGCCTGCGCATCCTCGGCGAACCGCGCGCGTTGCCGTTGAGCAGCGGCGGCACGCTGGACACCGGCCGCCTGGCCAATGTGCTCAAGCTGGTCGCCGACCGCATCGAGTGGAAGAACTGGCTGCGCACCGTCAACGGCCTCGGCATCGCCTGCTGGCACGTCGACGGCGCCTACGTCGCGCATGCGATCGAGGCATCGATGCAGGGCGAGAGACTGGTCATCGAGCGCGTCGTCTGTGCCGTCGACGTCGGCCGCGTGATCAACCCGCTGGGCCTGCAGGGCCAGGTCGCCGGCGCCACGCTGGACGCGCTGTCCATCGCGCTGAACGCGGCCATCACCGTCAAGGGCGGCCAGGTGCAGCAGCACAGCTACAAGGATTACCCACTGGCCAGCATGGCGCAGCTGCCAAACGACGTCGAAGTGATCACCGTCGCCGACGAACGCGCGCCGGCCGGCGCCAGCTTCCTCGCCATGCCCACCGCCGCCCCTGCGCTGGCCAACGCGGTATTCCGCGCCAGCGCCGTACGCGTGCGCCGCCTGCCGCTGATGAAGGAACTGCTGCGGCTGCTGTAG
- a CDS encoding PhzF family phenazine biosynthesis protein gives MPRNRRFIQLDVFSARPLLGNPLAVVVDGDGLDDATMQAFARWTNLSETTFLLPPTSAAADYRVRIFTPRQELPFAGHPSVGSAYAAIESGLVPPDKRQLLQECAAGLLPVRVEGSGSGRIIHVQAPPATLRVVAAQQRARLGWAVHAELAESQLRLIDNGPRWFVCDLHEEAAVRQLQPDLAAIGALCQAAGAVGVSVFGRQRTGEASMAVRAFCPADGIPEDPVTGSANAAIMAFLAEIGDPAGYGLHYGASQGREVGRDGCVEVVRDATDGSISVGGACAVSIRGELQLD, from the coding sequence ATGCCTCGCAACCGCCGCTTCATCCAGCTCGACGTGTTCTCCGCCAGGCCGCTGCTGGGCAACCCGCTGGCCGTGGTGGTCGACGGCGACGGCCTGGACGACGCCACGATGCAGGCGTTCGCGCGCTGGACCAACCTTTCCGAAACCACCTTCCTGCTGCCGCCGACCAGCGCCGCGGCAGACTACCGCGTGCGCATCTTCACCCCGCGCCAGGAACTGCCGTTCGCCGGCCATCCCAGCGTGGGCAGCGCGTATGCCGCGATCGAGTCCGGGCTGGTGCCGCCGGATAAGCGGCAACTGCTGCAGGAGTGCGCGGCCGGGCTGCTGCCGGTGCGCGTCGAGGGCAGCGGCAGCGGGCGGATCATCCACGTGCAGGCGCCGCCAGCCACGTTGCGGGTCGTGGCAGCACAGCAGCGGGCCCGGCTCGGCTGGGCCGTGCATGCCGAACTGGCGGAAAGCCAGCTGCGCCTGATCGACAACGGGCCGCGGTGGTTCGTCTGCGACCTGCACGAGGAGGCCGCGGTGCGGCAGCTGCAGCCCGACCTGGCCGCGATCGGCGCGCTCTGCCAGGCCGCCGGCGCCGTCGGTGTCAGCGTGTTCGGCCGGCAGCGGACGGGCGAGGCGAGCATGGCGGTGCGCGCGTTCTGCCCGGCCGACGGCATTCCCGAGGACCCGGTCACCGGCAGCGCCAACGCCGCGATCATGGCCTTCCTCGCCGAGATCGGCGACCCGGCGGGTTATGGCCTGCACTACGGCGCCAGCCAGGGGCGCGAAGTGGGCCGCGACGGCTGCGTCGAGGTGGTACGCGACGCGACGGACGGCAGCATCAGCGTCGGCGGTGCCTGCGCCGTGAGCATCCGTGGTGAGCTTCAGCTGGACTGA